A region from the Acanthopagrus latus isolate v.2019 chromosome 8, fAcaLat1.1, whole genome shotgun sequence genome encodes:
- the acsbg1 gene encoding long-chain-fatty-acid--CoA ligase ACSBG1 isoform X1 has protein sequence MAGSYSRSTAVQNFLESSEKREKWGRRMCRWSWTWVKKKIKARGMKREVGLEVVNTSPMNRGLDLRNLYPRCQDYHTDEMEFADEEKGGDQLEQSVQESMAREPTDKEEDAPVGKKNIEEECAGTPLAPAVSLWTSDADGSVRLRIDEGCPEEPVTVHQIFKASVEKYGNMHALASKKNNKWEKITFLEYYQFCRKAAKSFIKLGLERFHGVAILGFNSAEWFFSAVGAIMAGGIMTGIYATNSPEACQYVASDSKSNIIVVENQKQLDKILQIRDRLPYLKAIVQYSGEPQQKISNLYSWGEFMELGLDVSETEVDDIISSQRANQCCVLIYTSGTTGKPKGVMLSHDNITWTAKNASRAGDMQPADTKQESLVSYLPLSHIAAQIYDLWTGIQWGELVYFAQPDALKGSLVTTLREVCPTSHMGVPRVWEKMMEKIKEGISECGYLKKKLITWAMSVSLEANQKYMYKEDERPFLVSLADSLVLQKLRAELGLSCCRKFFSGAAPISSETVQFFLGLNICLYEAYGMSESTGPHFMSGPKAYKLPSCGKVVPGCRYKMADIDCEGTGEICFWGRNIFMGFLNMEDKTREALDEDGWLHSGDLGKIDEEGFLYITGRIKELIITAGGENIPPVPIEEAVKKELPIISSAMLIGDKRKFLSMLLTLKCCSDAETMEPTEELSPEAVEFCKQLGSQATKVSDIIGGKDKEVYQAIQDGINRVNSAATSNAQRIQKWTILSKDFSVSGGELGPTMKLRRPVVLEMYHKVVENLYQE, from the exons AGGCTTGGACCTGCGTAACTTGTATCCACGCTGCCAGGACTACCATACTGACGAGATGGAATTTGCAGACGAAGAGAAGGGAGGTGATCAACTTGAGCAAAG tgttcagGAGTCTATGGCACGCGAGCCGACAGATAAGGAAGAAGATGCCCCTGTAG GAAAGAAGAACATAGAAGAGGAGTGTGCCGGCACACCTCTTGCTCCGGCTGTTTCTCTTTGGACCTCTGATGCCGATGGCTCAGTAAGACTGAGAATAGATGAGGGATGTCCTGAGGAACCTGTCACAGTTCACCAAATATTCAAAGCATCAGTCGAAAAATATGGAAACATGCACGCCCTCGCCAGCAAGAAGAACAACAAATGGGAGAAGATAACCTTCTTAGAGTACTACCAGTTCTGCCGGAAGGCAGCCAAGAGCTTTATAAAG CTTGGATTAGAGCGATTCCATGGAGTGGCAATACTAGGattcaattcagctgaatggtTCTTCTCTGCGGTCGGTGCCATCATGGCCGG GGGGATAATGACAGGAATTTATGCTACAAACTCACCAGAGGCTTGCCAGTATGTGGCTAGTGACTCCAAATCCAACATCATTGTGGTGGAAAACCAAAAGCAACTGGATAAAATCTTGCAG ATACGTGACAGGCTGCCCTATTTGAAAGCCATAGTGCAGTACAGTGGAGAACCTCAGCAGAAGATCTCCAATCTTTACTCT TGGGGGGAGTTCATGGAGCTGGGTCTGGATGTTTCCGAGACAGAagtggatgacatcatcagtagCCAGAGAGCCAATCAATGCTGTGTTTTGATCTACACCTCTGGCACCACGGGCAAGCCGAAGGGAGTCATGCTTAGTCATGACAAT ATCACATGGACTGCCAAAAACGCAAGCAGGGCCGGGGACATGCAGCCAGCTGACACTAAACAGGAGTCACTGGTGAGCTACCTGCCGCTCAGCCACATCGCTGCTCAGATCTATGACCTCTGGACGGGCATCCAGTGGGGCGAGCTCGTATACTTTGCACAGCCAGATGCCTTAAAG GGAAGCCTGGTAACAACGCTGCGAGAAGTTTGTCCCACATCCCACATGGGCGTCCCGCGGGTATGGGAGAAGATGATGGAGAAGATAAAAGAGGGCATCAGCGAGTGTGGATATTTGAAGAAGAAGTTGATCACATGGGCaatgtcagtcagtctggaagCCAATCAGAAGTATATGTACAA GGAGGATGAGAGACCATTCCTCGTCTCCCTGGCTGACAGCCTTGTGCTGCAGAAGCTTCGGGCTGAGCTTGGCCTTTCTTGCTGTCGGAAGTTTTTCTCTGGAGCCGCACCGATCAGCAGCGAAACTGTGCAGTTTTTCCTGGGCTTGAATATCTGCTTGTACGAGGCGTATGGCATGAGTGAGAGTACAGGACCACACTTTATGTCAGGTCCCAAAGCTTACAAACTACCAAG CTGCGGTAAGGTGGTGCCTGGCTGTCGATACAAGATGGCCGACATCGACTGTGAGGGGACGGGTGAAATTTGCTTTTGGGGACGTAACATTTTCATGGGTTTCCTGAACATGGAAGACAAGACAAGAGAAGCTTTGGATGAAGACGGATGGCTCCATTCTGGAGACCTGGGGAAGATAGACGAGGAGGGTTTCTTGTACATCACAGGGAGGATAAAAG AGTTGATCATCACAGCTGGAGGGGAGAATATTCCCCCTGTTCCCATCGAGGAAGCAGTGAAGAAGGAGCTGCCCATCATCAGCAGTGCCATGCTCATAGGTGACAAGAGGAAATTCTTGTCAATGCTTTTGACCCTCAAG TGCTGTAGTGATGCAGAAACCATGGAACCGACAGAGGAGCTGAGCCCGGAGGCTGTGGAGTTTTGCAAACAGCTCGGCAGCCAAGCAACTAAAGTGTCTGACATCATtggaggaaaagacaaagaggtgTACCAGGCAATTCAAGATGGAATCAACAGAGTCAACTCTGCTGCCACTTCTAATGCCCAGCGCATACAAAAGTGGACGATTCTCAGCAAggacttttctgtttctggaggagagctaG GCCCCACTATGAAGCTTCGGCGCCCGGTCGTGTTGGAGATGTACCACAAGGTCGTAGAGAACTTATATCAAGAATAG
- the acsbg1 gene encoding long-chain-fatty-acid--CoA ligase ACSBG1 isoform X2, with protein MEFADEEKGGDQLEQSVQESMAREPTDKEEDAPVGKKNIEEECAGTPLAPAVSLWTSDADGSVRLRIDEGCPEEPVTVHQIFKASVEKYGNMHALASKKNNKWEKITFLEYYQFCRKAAKSFIKLGLERFHGVAILGFNSAEWFFSAVGAIMAGGIMTGIYATNSPEACQYVASDSKSNIIVVENQKQLDKILQIRDRLPYLKAIVQYSGEPQQKISNLYSWGEFMELGLDVSETEVDDIISSQRANQCCVLIYTSGTTGKPKGVMLSHDNITWTAKNASRAGDMQPADTKQESLVSYLPLSHIAAQIYDLWTGIQWGELVYFAQPDALKGSLVTTLREVCPTSHMGVPRVWEKMMEKIKEGISECGYLKKKLITWAMSVSLEANQKYMYKEDERPFLVSLADSLVLQKLRAELGLSCCRKFFSGAAPISSETVQFFLGLNICLYEAYGMSESTGPHFMSGPKAYKLPSCGKVVPGCRYKMADIDCEGTGEICFWGRNIFMGFLNMEDKTREALDEDGWLHSGDLGKIDEEGFLYITGRIKELIITAGGENIPPVPIEEAVKKELPIISSAMLIGDKRKFLSMLLTLKCCSDAETMEPTEELSPEAVEFCKQLGSQATKVSDIIGGKDKEVYQAIQDGINRVNSAATSNAQRIQKWTILSKDFSVSGGELGPTMKLRRPVVLEMYHKVVENLYQE; from the exons ATGGAATTTGCAGACGAAGAGAAGGGAGGTGATCAACTTGAGCAAAG tgttcagGAGTCTATGGCACGCGAGCCGACAGATAAGGAAGAAGATGCCCCTGTAG GAAAGAAGAACATAGAAGAGGAGTGTGCCGGCACACCTCTTGCTCCGGCTGTTTCTCTTTGGACCTCTGATGCCGATGGCTCAGTAAGACTGAGAATAGATGAGGGATGTCCTGAGGAACCTGTCACAGTTCACCAAATATTCAAAGCATCAGTCGAAAAATATGGAAACATGCACGCCCTCGCCAGCAAGAAGAACAACAAATGGGAGAAGATAACCTTCTTAGAGTACTACCAGTTCTGCCGGAAGGCAGCCAAGAGCTTTATAAAG CTTGGATTAGAGCGATTCCATGGAGTGGCAATACTAGGattcaattcagctgaatggtTCTTCTCTGCGGTCGGTGCCATCATGGCCGG GGGGATAATGACAGGAATTTATGCTACAAACTCACCAGAGGCTTGCCAGTATGTGGCTAGTGACTCCAAATCCAACATCATTGTGGTGGAAAACCAAAAGCAACTGGATAAAATCTTGCAG ATACGTGACAGGCTGCCCTATTTGAAAGCCATAGTGCAGTACAGTGGAGAACCTCAGCAGAAGATCTCCAATCTTTACTCT TGGGGGGAGTTCATGGAGCTGGGTCTGGATGTTTCCGAGACAGAagtggatgacatcatcagtagCCAGAGAGCCAATCAATGCTGTGTTTTGATCTACACCTCTGGCACCACGGGCAAGCCGAAGGGAGTCATGCTTAGTCATGACAAT ATCACATGGACTGCCAAAAACGCAAGCAGGGCCGGGGACATGCAGCCAGCTGACACTAAACAGGAGTCACTGGTGAGCTACCTGCCGCTCAGCCACATCGCTGCTCAGATCTATGACCTCTGGACGGGCATCCAGTGGGGCGAGCTCGTATACTTTGCACAGCCAGATGCCTTAAAG GGAAGCCTGGTAACAACGCTGCGAGAAGTTTGTCCCACATCCCACATGGGCGTCCCGCGGGTATGGGAGAAGATGATGGAGAAGATAAAAGAGGGCATCAGCGAGTGTGGATATTTGAAGAAGAAGTTGATCACATGGGCaatgtcagtcagtctggaagCCAATCAGAAGTATATGTACAA GGAGGATGAGAGACCATTCCTCGTCTCCCTGGCTGACAGCCTTGTGCTGCAGAAGCTTCGGGCTGAGCTTGGCCTTTCTTGCTGTCGGAAGTTTTTCTCTGGAGCCGCACCGATCAGCAGCGAAACTGTGCAGTTTTTCCTGGGCTTGAATATCTGCTTGTACGAGGCGTATGGCATGAGTGAGAGTACAGGACCACACTTTATGTCAGGTCCCAAAGCTTACAAACTACCAAG CTGCGGTAAGGTGGTGCCTGGCTGTCGATACAAGATGGCCGACATCGACTGTGAGGGGACGGGTGAAATTTGCTTTTGGGGACGTAACATTTTCATGGGTTTCCTGAACATGGAAGACAAGACAAGAGAAGCTTTGGATGAAGACGGATGGCTCCATTCTGGAGACCTGGGGAAGATAGACGAGGAGGGTTTCTTGTACATCACAGGGAGGATAAAAG AGTTGATCATCACAGCTGGAGGGGAGAATATTCCCCCTGTTCCCATCGAGGAAGCAGTGAAGAAGGAGCTGCCCATCATCAGCAGTGCCATGCTCATAGGTGACAAGAGGAAATTCTTGTCAATGCTTTTGACCCTCAAG TGCTGTAGTGATGCAGAAACCATGGAACCGACAGAGGAGCTGAGCCCGGAGGCTGTGGAGTTTTGCAAACAGCTCGGCAGCCAAGCAACTAAAGTGTCTGACATCATtggaggaaaagacaaagaggtgTACCAGGCAATTCAAGATGGAATCAACAGAGTCAACTCTGCTGCCACTTCTAATGCCCAGCGCATACAAAAGTGGACGATTCTCAGCAAggacttttctgtttctggaggagagctaG GCCCCACTATGAAGCTTCGGCGCCCGGTCGTGTTGGAGATGTACCACAAGGTCGTAGAGAACTTATATCAAGAATAG
- the acsbg1 gene encoding long-chain-fatty-acid--CoA ligase ACSBG1 isoform X3 codes for MHALASKKNNKWEKITFLEYYQFCRKAAKSFIKLGLERFHGVAILGFNSAEWFFSAVGAIMAGGIMTGIYATNSPEACQYVASDSKSNIIVVENQKQLDKILQIRDRLPYLKAIVQYSGEPQQKISNLYSWGEFMELGLDVSETEVDDIISSQRANQCCVLIYTSGTTGKPKGVMLSHDNITWTAKNASRAGDMQPADTKQESLVSYLPLSHIAAQIYDLWTGIQWGELVYFAQPDALKGSLVTTLREVCPTSHMGVPRVWEKMMEKIKEGISECGYLKKKLITWAMSVSLEANQKYMYKEDERPFLVSLADSLVLQKLRAELGLSCCRKFFSGAAPISSETVQFFLGLNICLYEAYGMSESTGPHFMSGPKAYKLPSCGKVVPGCRYKMADIDCEGTGEICFWGRNIFMGFLNMEDKTREALDEDGWLHSGDLGKIDEEGFLYITGRIKELIITAGGENIPPVPIEEAVKKELPIISSAMLIGDKRKFLSMLLTLKCCSDAETMEPTEELSPEAVEFCKQLGSQATKVSDIIGGKDKEVYQAIQDGINRVNSAATSNAQRIQKWTILSKDFSVSGGELGPTMKLRRPVVLEMYHKVVENLYQE; via the exons ATGCACGCCCTCGCCAGCAAGAAGAACAACAAATGGGAGAAGATAACCTTCTTAGAGTACTACCAGTTCTGCCGGAAGGCAGCCAAGAGCTTTATAAAG CTTGGATTAGAGCGATTCCATGGAGTGGCAATACTAGGattcaattcagctgaatggtTCTTCTCTGCGGTCGGTGCCATCATGGCCGG GGGGATAATGACAGGAATTTATGCTACAAACTCACCAGAGGCTTGCCAGTATGTGGCTAGTGACTCCAAATCCAACATCATTGTGGTGGAAAACCAAAAGCAACTGGATAAAATCTTGCAG ATACGTGACAGGCTGCCCTATTTGAAAGCCATAGTGCAGTACAGTGGAGAACCTCAGCAGAAGATCTCCAATCTTTACTCT TGGGGGGAGTTCATGGAGCTGGGTCTGGATGTTTCCGAGACAGAagtggatgacatcatcagtagCCAGAGAGCCAATCAATGCTGTGTTTTGATCTACACCTCTGGCACCACGGGCAAGCCGAAGGGAGTCATGCTTAGTCATGACAAT ATCACATGGACTGCCAAAAACGCAAGCAGGGCCGGGGACATGCAGCCAGCTGACACTAAACAGGAGTCACTGGTGAGCTACCTGCCGCTCAGCCACATCGCTGCTCAGATCTATGACCTCTGGACGGGCATCCAGTGGGGCGAGCTCGTATACTTTGCACAGCCAGATGCCTTAAAG GGAAGCCTGGTAACAACGCTGCGAGAAGTTTGTCCCACATCCCACATGGGCGTCCCGCGGGTATGGGAGAAGATGATGGAGAAGATAAAAGAGGGCATCAGCGAGTGTGGATATTTGAAGAAGAAGTTGATCACATGGGCaatgtcagtcagtctggaagCCAATCAGAAGTATATGTACAA GGAGGATGAGAGACCATTCCTCGTCTCCCTGGCTGACAGCCTTGTGCTGCAGAAGCTTCGGGCTGAGCTTGGCCTTTCTTGCTGTCGGAAGTTTTTCTCTGGAGCCGCACCGATCAGCAGCGAAACTGTGCAGTTTTTCCTGGGCTTGAATATCTGCTTGTACGAGGCGTATGGCATGAGTGAGAGTACAGGACCACACTTTATGTCAGGTCCCAAAGCTTACAAACTACCAAG CTGCGGTAAGGTGGTGCCTGGCTGTCGATACAAGATGGCCGACATCGACTGTGAGGGGACGGGTGAAATTTGCTTTTGGGGACGTAACATTTTCATGGGTTTCCTGAACATGGAAGACAAGACAAGAGAAGCTTTGGATGAAGACGGATGGCTCCATTCTGGAGACCTGGGGAAGATAGACGAGGAGGGTTTCTTGTACATCACAGGGAGGATAAAAG AGTTGATCATCACAGCTGGAGGGGAGAATATTCCCCCTGTTCCCATCGAGGAAGCAGTGAAGAAGGAGCTGCCCATCATCAGCAGTGCCATGCTCATAGGTGACAAGAGGAAATTCTTGTCAATGCTTTTGACCCTCAAG TGCTGTAGTGATGCAGAAACCATGGAACCGACAGAGGAGCTGAGCCCGGAGGCTGTGGAGTTTTGCAAACAGCTCGGCAGCCAAGCAACTAAAGTGTCTGACATCATtggaggaaaagacaaagaggtgTACCAGGCAATTCAAGATGGAATCAACAGAGTCAACTCTGCTGCCACTTCTAATGCCCAGCGCATACAAAAGTGGACGATTCTCAGCAAggacttttctgtttctggaggagagctaG GCCCCACTATGAAGCTTCGGCGCCCGGTCGTGTTGGAGATGTACCACAAGGTCGTAGAGAACTTATATCAAGAATAG
- the idh3a gene encoding isocitrate dehydrogenase [NAD] subunit alpha, mitochondrial isoform X1: protein MAGKAWRSAILNLLRTWLSGKDKIKAQEVSWAVGAVKRETPQARTFTRGIQTVTLIPGDGIGPEISTAVMKIFEAAEAPIQWEERNVTAIQGPGGKWMIPPDAKESMDRNKIGLKGPLKTPIAAGHPSMNLLLRKTFDLYANVRPCVSIEGYKTPYTDVNLVTIRENTEGEYSGIEHVIVDGVVQSIKLITEQASQRIADYAFEYARNNQRASVTAVHKANIMRMSDGLFLRKCREAAEKHKDVKFTEMYLDTVCLNMVQDPTQFDVLVMPNLYGDILSDLCAGLIGGLGVTPSGNIGANGVAIFESVHGTAPDIAGKDMANPTALLLSAVMMLRHMGLHGHAKKIEAACFDTIRDEKVRTKDLGGNSKCSEFTEAICQRVRDMQ from the exons ATGGCAGGGAAAGCGTGGAGGTCAGCG ATTCTTAATCTACTAAGAACATGGCTCAGTGGCAAGGATAAAATCAAGGCACAGGAA GTGTCATGGGCGGTCGGAGCTGTGAAGAGAGAGACTCCACAGGCCAGGACTTTCACCCGTGGG ATTCAAACTGTTACTCTAATCCCCGGGGATGGGATTGGTCCGGAGATCTCCACTGCTGTTATGAAGATATTTGAGGCAGCTGAG GCTCCTATCCAGTGGGAGGAGAGAAATGTTACAGCCATCCAAGGACCTGGTGGCAAGTGGATGATCCCTCCTGATGCCAAAGAGTCGATGGACAGGAACAAAATTGGCCTAAAAG GTCCTTTGAAGACGCCAATAGCTGCTGGCCACCCATCTATgaacctgctgctgaggaaaacCTTTGACCTCTATGCCAATGTGCGTCCGTGTGTGTCCATCGAGGGCTATAAGACCCCGTACACTGATGTGAACCTGGTCACCATCAGGGAGAACACTGAGGGAGAATACAGTGGGATTGAACATGTG ATTGTTGATGGAGTTGTACAGAGTATTAAGCTCATTACAGAGCAAGCCAGCCAACGCATTGCAGATTATGCTTTCGAATATGCCAGAAATAACCAGAGGGCCAGTGTTACTGCTGTTCATAAGGCCAATATTAT gcgCATGTCAGATGGGCTCTTCCTCCGGAAAtgcagagaggctgctgaaaAGCACAAAGATGTGAAATTCACTGAGATGTACTTGGATACTGTGTGCCTTAAT ATGGTACAAGATCCCACACAGTTTGATGTATTAGTGATGCCAAATCTGTATGGAGACATTCTGAG TGATCTCTGTGCTGGACTTATTGGAGGCCTCGGAGTGACTCCGAGTGGAAACATTGGTGCCAATGGTGTTGCCATATTTGAGTCG GTTCATGGGACTGCCCCAGATATAGCTGGAAAAGACATGGCCAACCCGACCGCCTTGCTGCTCAGTGCGGTCATGATGTTGCGGCACATGGGCCTGCATGGCCACGCCAAGAAGATTGAAGCTGCCTGCTTTGACACCATTCGAGACGAAAAG GTACGCACAAAAGACCTGGGAGGAAACTCAAAGTGCTCGGAATTCACTGAAGCAATATGTCAAAGAGTGCGAGATATGCAGTAA
- the idh3a gene encoding isocitrate dehydrogenase [NAD] subunit alpha, mitochondrial isoform X2 — MAGKAWRSAVSWAVGAVKRETPQARTFTRGIQTVTLIPGDGIGPEISTAVMKIFEAAEAPIQWEERNVTAIQGPGGKWMIPPDAKESMDRNKIGLKGPLKTPIAAGHPSMNLLLRKTFDLYANVRPCVSIEGYKTPYTDVNLVTIRENTEGEYSGIEHVIVDGVVQSIKLITEQASQRIADYAFEYARNNQRASVTAVHKANIMRMSDGLFLRKCREAAEKHKDVKFTEMYLDTVCLNMVQDPTQFDVLVMPNLYGDILSDLCAGLIGGLGVTPSGNIGANGVAIFESVHGTAPDIAGKDMANPTALLLSAVMMLRHMGLHGHAKKIEAACFDTIRDEKVRTKDLGGNSKCSEFTEAICQRVRDMQ, encoded by the exons ATGGCAGGGAAAGCGTGGAGGTCAGCG GTGTCATGGGCGGTCGGAGCTGTGAAGAGAGAGACTCCACAGGCCAGGACTTTCACCCGTGGG ATTCAAACTGTTACTCTAATCCCCGGGGATGGGATTGGTCCGGAGATCTCCACTGCTGTTATGAAGATATTTGAGGCAGCTGAG GCTCCTATCCAGTGGGAGGAGAGAAATGTTACAGCCATCCAAGGACCTGGTGGCAAGTGGATGATCCCTCCTGATGCCAAAGAGTCGATGGACAGGAACAAAATTGGCCTAAAAG GTCCTTTGAAGACGCCAATAGCTGCTGGCCACCCATCTATgaacctgctgctgaggaaaacCTTTGACCTCTATGCCAATGTGCGTCCGTGTGTGTCCATCGAGGGCTATAAGACCCCGTACACTGATGTGAACCTGGTCACCATCAGGGAGAACACTGAGGGAGAATACAGTGGGATTGAACATGTG ATTGTTGATGGAGTTGTACAGAGTATTAAGCTCATTACAGAGCAAGCCAGCCAACGCATTGCAGATTATGCTTTCGAATATGCCAGAAATAACCAGAGGGCCAGTGTTACTGCTGTTCATAAGGCCAATATTAT gcgCATGTCAGATGGGCTCTTCCTCCGGAAAtgcagagaggctgctgaaaAGCACAAAGATGTGAAATTCACTGAGATGTACTTGGATACTGTGTGCCTTAAT ATGGTACAAGATCCCACACAGTTTGATGTATTAGTGATGCCAAATCTGTATGGAGACATTCTGAG TGATCTCTGTGCTGGACTTATTGGAGGCCTCGGAGTGACTCCGAGTGGAAACATTGGTGCCAATGGTGTTGCCATATTTGAGTCG GTTCATGGGACTGCCCCAGATATAGCTGGAAAAGACATGGCCAACCCGACCGCCTTGCTGCTCAGTGCGGTCATGATGTTGCGGCACATGGGCCTGCATGGCCACGCCAAGAAGATTGAAGCTGCCTGCTTTGACACCATTCGAGACGAAAAG GTACGCACAAAAGACCTGGGAGGAAACTCAAAGTGCTCGGAATTCACTGAAGCAATATGTCAAAGAGTGCGAGATATGCAGTAA
- the idh3a gene encoding isocitrate dehydrogenase [NAD] subunit alpha, mitochondrial isoform X3 produces the protein MKIFEAAEAPIQWEERNVTAIQGPGGKWMIPPDAKESMDRNKIGLKGPLKTPIAAGHPSMNLLLRKTFDLYANVRPCVSIEGYKTPYTDVNLVTIRENTEGEYSGIEHVIVDGVVQSIKLITEQASQRIADYAFEYARNNQRASVTAVHKANIMRMSDGLFLRKCREAAEKHKDVKFTEMYLDTVCLNMVQDPTQFDVLVMPNLYGDILSDLCAGLIGGLGVTPSGNIGANGVAIFESVHGTAPDIAGKDMANPTALLLSAVMMLRHMGLHGHAKKIEAACFDTIRDEKVRTKDLGGNSKCSEFTEAICQRVRDMQ, from the exons ATGAAGATATTTGAGGCAGCTGAG GCTCCTATCCAGTGGGAGGAGAGAAATGTTACAGCCATCCAAGGACCTGGTGGCAAGTGGATGATCCCTCCTGATGCCAAAGAGTCGATGGACAGGAACAAAATTGGCCTAAAAG GTCCTTTGAAGACGCCAATAGCTGCTGGCCACCCATCTATgaacctgctgctgaggaaaacCTTTGACCTCTATGCCAATGTGCGTCCGTGTGTGTCCATCGAGGGCTATAAGACCCCGTACACTGATGTGAACCTGGTCACCATCAGGGAGAACACTGAGGGAGAATACAGTGGGATTGAACATGTG ATTGTTGATGGAGTTGTACAGAGTATTAAGCTCATTACAGAGCAAGCCAGCCAACGCATTGCAGATTATGCTTTCGAATATGCCAGAAATAACCAGAGGGCCAGTGTTACTGCTGTTCATAAGGCCAATATTAT gcgCATGTCAGATGGGCTCTTCCTCCGGAAAtgcagagaggctgctgaaaAGCACAAAGATGTGAAATTCACTGAGATGTACTTGGATACTGTGTGCCTTAAT ATGGTACAAGATCCCACACAGTTTGATGTATTAGTGATGCCAAATCTGTATGGAGACATTCTGAG TGATCTCTGTGCTGGACTTATTGGAGGCCTCGGAGTGACTCCGAGTGGAAACATTGGTGCCAATGGTGTTGCCATATTTGAGTCG GTTCATGGGACTGCCCCAGATATAGCTGGAAAAGACATGGCCAACCCGACCGCCTTGCTGCTCAGTGCGGTCATGATGTTGCGGCACATGGGCCTGCATGGCCACGCCAAGAAGATTGAAGCTGCCTGCTTTGACACCATTCGAGACGAAAAG GTACGCACAAAAGACCTGGGAGGAAACTCAAAGTGCTCGGAATTCACTGAAGCAATATGTCAAAGAGTGCGAGATATGCAGTAA
- the lrrc61 gene encoding leucine-rich repeat-containing protein 61, giving the protein MDSKRDKEQDADCEKISAALLKSRTGEFDLESILFLKLRGLGIHDLGCIGECVTLERLDLSGNNITNLGPLASLRHLTSLNLSSNRISNIEPLRSCESLQNLNVAGNIISSIESLSGLQPLKKLENIRFKDNTYNYSNPVCRNASYRTIVLEMFPNIKVLDGERVVGRGSDLYQLCKDIDDTIKAGSYKNGQLVEHTDCKPWVEDSYWEIKRSNNAIIDEAYKQFNDVLHECRLLNNRATHVISQTERSMSLKKQPKQFAI; this is encoded by the exons ATGGACTCGAAGCGAGATAAAGAACAAG ATGCAGACTGTGAGAAGATATCCGCTGCACTGCTCAAGTCCCGCACGGGGGAATTTGATCTGGAGTCGATACTGTTCCTCAAATTGAGAGGTCTTG GAATTCATGATCTTGGATGCATTGGCGAGTGTGTGACTTTGGAGAGACTGGACCTCTCCGGAAACAACATCACAAATTTAGGTCCTCTGGCATCTCTGCGACATCTTACTTCACTCAATTTGTCATCTAACAGGATTTCCAATATAG AGCCCCTGCGTAGTTGTGAGAGTTTACAGAACTTAAACGTGGCTGGTAATATCATATCAAG CATTGAGAGCCTAAGCGGCCTTCAGCCTTTGAAAAAGCTAGAAAATATACGTTTTAAAGACAACACCTACAATTACTCCAATCCAG TGTGCAGGAACGCATCATACAGAACAATAGTTCTTGAGATGTTCCCCAACATCAAGGTGCTGGATG GTGAAAGAGTGGTCGGACGTGGGAGTGACTTGTACCAATTATGCAAAGACATTGATGATACCATCAAAG CTGGTTCTTACAAGAATGGACAGCTTGTTGAACACACCGATTGCAAACCATGGGTGGAGGACAGTTACTGGGAGATAAAGAGATCAAACAACGCTATCATTGATGAGGCTTACAAACAGTTTAACG aTGTTCTTCATGAATGCAGACTCCTCAACAACAGAGCCACTCATGTCATTTCGCAAACTGAAAGATCCATGAGCCTGAAGAAGCAGCCAAAGCAGTTTGCCATCTGA